The following is a genomic window from Bosea sp. RAC05.
CGGCTGCGCGGCTTGTCACCCTCCCAACGCAGGATGCGATGCGCGACGCCCAGGCGCGCACAGAGAGCGGCGACGCCCTGGGCCTCGGCGGCGGAGTCGGCGCGCAGGCCATGGTCGACGGTCGCAGCCGCCAGGAGTGGCCGCCCGGGCTCGCGCGACCAGTCCGCCAGCAGGGCGAGCAGCGCGACCGAGTCCGGCCCGCCGGACACGGCCACGAGGAGGCTGCGCTCGGCGGCGAGGTCGGCGAACAGCTCGCTCGCCTCGCGCGCCCCGAGAGGCGGATGATCGCTGGAAAGCGGCTCGACGGCGCTCAAGCGCAGCCCGAGCGACGCCGCTCGCGCTCGACGCCCTGGCGGACGGAGTTGGGCGCGGCGGGATAGTCGACGCCGACCTTGGCATAGGTCGCGCAGGCCTGGTCGCGCGCGCCGAGGCCGTTCAGCGCGATGCCGAGCCGCAGCAGGCTTTCGGGCGCCTTGGCCGATTTCGGCGCATCGCTGCTGACCTTCAGGAACTGTTCGGCCGCCTCGCGGTAGCGCTTGCGCTGGAGATAGCTCTCGCCCAGCCAGTAGGTCGCGTCGATGGCGAGCCGGTCGCGCGGATAGCTCTGCAGGAACTGGCGGAAGCCCATCTCGGCCTGCTCGTATTCCTTGCGCAGGATCGCGGCATAGGCGACGTCGTAGGCCTCCTTGGCCGTGGCCGGGCCGCTGGCAGCGGCGACGCTGGGGCCGCGCGGCGCCGGTTGCGGCAGCGCGCCGGCCGGCACGCCGCGCCCGACGCCCTGCAGATCGAGCGGTCCCTGGCCGGCAATGGTCGCGTCCTCCTCGATGATGCCGCCGATCCCGCCATTGAGCGGGCGCGGCGCCCCGGCGGAGCCGACCTGCGTGCTCGGGTCGAAGGCGTCGCCGCGACGTTGCGGGCGCGGCGCGCCGGCGGCCGGAGCGGCTCCGCCCGGCGCGGCGGCCCCCGAGGGACGGGCCCCACCCCTCTCGTTCAGGCGAAACTCGACATCCTCCTGGAACTTGCGCAGCTGCTCGCTGAGCCGCCGGTTCTCGAACTGCAGCTGCTCGATCTGGCCGGAGAGCTGGCGGATCTGGTTCTCCATCCGCGAGGTCCGCACCACCAGATCGGCGGCGTCCTGCGCCGCGGCGGGCAGGCTCAGGCAGGAGACCGCCGTCCCCAGCGCCAGGGCGGCGAGGCAGGAGCGGAGCTTCCAGGCGGGAGCATGGATTCGCGACATCGGGAACGGACCGGGTTTGAGGGGGATGCGACGCGTATAACACGCCATGACAGCGGCCAAAATATGAAAAGGCCGGCGCGTTCCTCTCGGGAAGGCGCCGGCCTGTGTGCCGATCCGGCAGGATCGCGGCGTCAGACGCCGCCGCCGGCGCCGTCGAGCACCGTCACCGAGCGGCGGTTCTGCGACCAGCAGGAGATGTCGTTGCAGACCGCGACCGGGCGCTCCTTGCCATAGGAGACGATGCGCATGCGGTTGCCCTGGATGCCGCGCGAGGCGAGGTAGTCGCGCACGGTCTGGGCGCGGCGCGCCGACAGCGAGAAGTTGTATTCGCGCGTGCCGCGCTCGTCGGCATGGCCCTCGACGACGAAGGTGTAGCGCGGATAGCGCTGCAGCCAGGCCGACTGCTTGTCGAGCGTCGCGACGGCGGTGGGGGTCAGGTCGGTGGAGTCGGTCTCGAAGAAGACGCGGTCGCCGACATTGACGACGAAGTCCTGGGCGCTGCCCGGGGTCGCCGCGCCACCGGCGCCGAAGCCGTCGGCGTTCTGGTTGTTGTTGGCGCAGGCGCCGAGCGCGAGCGAGGCGGCGATGGCGGCGGCGAAGCGGACGGCGCGGCCGCCGGCGAAGAGAGTGGCGAACATGGGAGACTCCGGGGCGTTCGGTCTGTGCGAGGCGCGTCTCACGGACGGATGAATCACGGGGCTGGAATGCACTTCATCGCATCAATGAAGCGTCAACCTAAACGAGACCTTGCCAGAACAAGGCGAAGTGGCGGCATTGCGGCATATGGTTAATCAAAGCTTGCAATCCGGGATTCGCGGCCCGGTTGTGGCACGAGGGGCACAGCCCGCGGTGGCTCGGGCGCCATCGCCTCGTTCTCGGAGGCTCCTGAGGCGAAGCGGGCCTGGTATTCGCGCGGGCTGATGCCGACGCGTCTGCGGAAATGGTGCCGCAGCGTATCGGGCGTGCCGAGGCCGACGGCCAGCGCGATCTCCTGCGTCCCCAGCTTGCCGGCCACCAGGAGGCGCTTGGCCTCCTCCACGCGCTCGCCGATCAGCCAGTCGCCCGGCGCCGAGCCGGTGGCGTCCCTGAAGCGGCGCAGGAAGGTGCGCAGGCTCATGCGGCACTCGAGGGCCATGTCCTCGACCGTCCAGGACAGCTGAAGCTGCGAGCGCAGCCGATCGAGCAGGGGCGCCACCTCGGCGTGGCGGTGCCGGGGCACGGGCCGCTCCAGGAACTGCGCCTGCCCGCCCGTGCGGTGGGCGGGCATCACGAGGCGGCGCGCCACCGAGTTGGCCGCATCGGCTCCGAAATCCCGCCTGACGATCTCGATCAGCAGATCGATGCCGGCGGCGCTCCCGGCCGAGGTGAAGATGCGCCCCTGCGCGCGGTAGAGCGAGGCATGGTCGACGTCGATCTCCGGATGCCCGGCGCGCAGGGCCTCGGCATAACGCCAATGCGTCGTCGCCACCCCGCCGTCCAGAAGACCCGTCGCCGCGAGCACGAAGGCGCCCGAGCAGATCGAGGCGAGCCGGGCACCGCGGGCATGGGCCTGCCGCAGGCGCTGGCACAGGGCTTCCGGCACCGGCCCACTTGGGCCCTTCCAGCCGGGCACGACGATGAGATCGGCCTCGTCGATCAGCTCCGGGCCGTGCTGCGGCGTCAGCACGAAACCGCCATGCGCCCGCAACGGCCCGTCCTCGATCGCGCAGCTGGCGAAACGGTACCAGTCCTCGCCCATTTCCGGGCGCGGGAGTCCGAAGATCTCAGCGACGATGCCGAACTCGAAGGTGCAGAGTCCGTCATAGAGCAGCGCGACGACGAGGGGGCCGGTCGTGTTTGGCATTATATGCCCGTACTCTGTCATTCACGCCAATTGCAAGCGGGCCGCGCGGTTTGCGAGATGAGCGGGTCGAACAGGAGCCCGCCATGACCACCACCGCCGTGACCGCCGTCCCCGCCGCCCCCAGCGATCTCGCCCGCGCGCATTTCGCGGCCGAGTTCACCTTCGAGACCGATTGCTGGGATGTTCACGACGCGCTGTCGAAGCAGCCCGACTTCGTGCTGCTGGACGTCCGCAGCCCCACGCTCTTCGCCCGCGGCCACGTCGCGGGCGCGCTCAACCTGCCGGTGGGCAAGATCATCAGATCGAAGCTCGAGGACTGGCCGCTGGACACGCTCTTCGTGACCTATTGCGCCGGTCCGCACTGCAACGGCGCCGCCAAGGCCGCCTTGCGGCTGGCGGAGCTGGGCCGCCCGGTCAAGATCATGGCCGGCGGCATCACCGGCTGGATCGACGAGGGTTTCACCCTCGTATCCGGGGAAGCGGCGGGCTGAGCCGCGCCGCGTCACCGCCCCGCGCTCCGGCGGGCGGCAACGAACCGGCGTCGCGCCTCAGCGCGCCGCCGTCAGCAGCGGCGACCAGGTCGGATCGGAGGCGAAGGCGGGTGTCGGCACCGGCACTTCGACGCGGCCGGTGATGTCCACCATGTAGAGCTTGCCGCCGGACTGCCCGCCGGGGTCGCGGAAGAACATGATGTACTGGCCGTTGGGCGCCCAGTTCGGCGCCTCGTTGTGGAAGCCCTCGGTCAAAAGCCGCTCGCCCGAGCCGTCCGGGCGCATCACGCCGATGGCGAAACCACCGCCGCCGCGCTTGGTGAAGGCGATCAGGTCGCCCCGCGGCGACCAGCTCGGCTGCGAGTAGGAGCCCTGGCCGAAGGAGAGCCGCTTGCCCTCCCCGCCCCCGGCGCCCATCAGATAGAGCTGCTGCGAGCCGCCGCGGTCGCTCTCGAAGACGATCTGCGTGCCATCGGGCGAATAGGAGGGCGAGGTGTCGATCGCCCCCGTCGAGGTCAGCCGCATGGTCGTGCGCGAGCCGATGTCGATCGAATAGAGATTGGCGTTGCCGCCCTGCTGCAGGCTGAGCGCGATGCGCGCGCCATTGGGCGAGAACCGGGGGCTCGAGGTCATGTCGGGGAAGTTGCCGACGATCTGGCGCTGGCCGGTCTCGATGTTGAGCACATGCACGCGCGGCTGCTCGCCCAGCCGCTGCGACATGTAGGTCACCTCCTGCGACACCGGCGAATAGCGCGGCGTCACCACCGAGATCGAGCCATCGGTGAGAAAGCGCACATTGGCGCCGTCCTGGTCCATGATCGCCAGGCGCTTGCGGCGGTTCTCCTTCGGGCCGGACTCGTCGACGAAGACGACGCGGGTGTCGAAGAAGCCGCCGACGCCGGTGATCTTGGTGTAGATCGCATCCGAGATGATGTGGCCGACGCGCCGGGCGTTGTTGGGATCGGTGAAATACTGCTGGCCGTCGGTCTGCGTGCCGGTCGTCACGTCCCAGAGCCGGAACTCGGCCTTGATCCGCCCCGAGCCGTCGCGCGAGACGCGCCCCGTCACCAGCGCCTGCACGCCCGCCGCCTTCCACGAGCCGAACTCGGGCACCGCGTCGAAGGGCGGGTTCTTGTCGGGATGGCGCGCCCTGTCGATCGGCGCGAAATAGCCGCAGCGCTTGAGATTGTTGCTGATCACCCCCGAGACCAGCACCCCGCCCTCGCCGCCGAAATCGGCGATCGCGATCGGGAGCGGCTGGAAGGTGCCGCCGCGCAGGTCGATGACGAGTTCGGCCCGAGCTGCCGCAGGCTTGAAAGACACTGCCGCAGGCACCAGCAGTGAGGCGCCGGCGAGCGCGAGCAGCCGGCGCCGCGAGGGCGCGGCCGGCAGGAGCGGGAGAGGATTGCGGTCGATCAGGGTCACAGCACGTCCCTTGCGTCGAAATTGACGACGACGTCGCGCCAGTCGTCATAATAGGCGGCGAATTGAGCCGGGATGCGCAAAGGCGCGCAGCGGCGGGTGGCGGTCAGGGCCGAGCTGGCCGCGACCGCGAAAAGCGGGTCGGAGGAGGAGTTCACCACGCCCGGCTGCCCGAGCAGGGAGCCGTCGGCGGCGAGTTTCATGCGCACCTGCGGCACCACCGCGCCGCGCGCATTGGCGAGCGCGATCGGCACGTTCCAGCACTTCATCAGCTGGTCCTGGATGATGCCGATGAGCTGGCCGCGCAGCGAGGGGCTGAGCTTCTGCGAGGCGCCGCGCTCGGTCCCCAGCGACGCCGTCCGGTTGACCTGGGGCGCTGCCGAGCCGGTCGACTGCGCCTGCTCCTTGGACTGCAGCAGCTTGGAGATGTCGCTGGGATTGAAGTTCTTGGCGATCTCCATCTCGCGCCGGGCCTTGGCCTCGGCCTCCTGCTTGGCCTTGGCGGCGGCAGCGATCTTGGCCTTGGCCTCGGCTTCGGCCTTCGCCTTGGCGGCGGCCTCCGCCTTCTCCTTGGCAGCCTCCTCGGCCTCGGCCTTGGCCAGCGCCTCGGCCTTCGCCTTGGCGGCCGCTTCGGCCCTCGCCTTGGCCTCCGCTTCCGACTTCGCCTTGGCGGCAGCCTTCGCGGCTTCTTCAGCCTGCTTGGCCTTGGACGCGAGTTCGGCCTCCTCGGCCAGCTTCGCCAGCTCCTCGCGCTTCTGCTCGGCCACTTCGGCGGCGCTGGGGCCAGCCTTCTGCGGTTGCTTGACCGGCTCCGGCGGCTTCACCTCGGGCTTGGGCAGGTTGGCGGCCCGCGAGGGCGGCAGCGGCGCGGCGGCGTTGTCGTCGGCGGTCTTGAGTTCGGCCGGGCGGCTCGGCGGGGCCGGCGCATCCTGCTTGGCCTCGCCCTCCTCC
Proteins encoded in this region:
- the ybgF gene encoding tol-pal system protein YbgF, translating into MSRIHAPAWKLRSCLAALALGTAVSCLSLPAAAQDAADLVVRTSRMENQIRQLSGQIEQLQFENRRLSEQLRKFQEDVEFRLNERGGARPSGAAAPGGAAPAAGAPRPQRRGDAFDPSTQVGSAGAPRPLNGGIGGIIEEDATIAGQGPLDLQGVGRGVPAGALPQPAPRGPSVAAASGPATAKEAYDVAYAAILRKEYEQAEMGFRQFLQSYPRDRLAIDATYWLGESYLQRKRYREAAEQFLKVSSDAPKSAKAPESLLRLGIALNGLGARDQACATYAKVGVDYPAAPNSVRQGVERERRRSGCA
- the pal gene encoding peptidoglycan-associated lipoprotein Pal; this translates as MFATLFAGGRAVRFAAAIAASLALGACANNNQNADGFGAGGAATPGSAQDFVVNVGDRVFFETDSTDLTPTAVATLDKQSAWLQRYPRYTFVVEGHADERGTREYNFSLSARRAQTVRDYLASRGIQGNRMRIVSYGKERPVAVCNDISCWSQNRRSVTVLDGAGGGV
- the ftrA gene encoding transcriptional regulator FtrA, yielding MPNTTGPLVVALLYDGLCTFEFGIVAEIFGLPRPEMGEDWYRFASCAIEDGPLRAHGGFVLTPQHGPELIDEADLIVVPGWKGPSGPVPEALCQRLRQAHARGARLASICSGAFVLAATGLLDGGVATTHWRYAEALRAGHPEIDVDHASLYRAQGRIFTSAGSAAGIDLLIEIVRRDFGADAANSVARRLVMPAHRTGGQAQFLERPVPRHRHAEVAPLLDRLRSQLQLSWTVEDMALECRMSLRTFLRRFRDATGSAPGDWLIGERVEEAKRLLVAGKLGTQEIALAVGLGTPDTLRHHFRRRVGISPREYQARFASGASENEAMAPEPPRAVPLVPQPGRESRIASFD
- a CDS encoding rhodanese-like domain-containing protein, giving the protein MTTTAVTAVPAAPSDLARAHFAAEFTFETDCWDVHDALSKQPDFVLLDVRSPTLFARGHVAGALNLPVGKIIRSKLEDWPLDTLFVTYCAGPHCNGAAKAALRLAELGRPVKIMAGGITGWIDEGFTLVSGEAAG
- the tolB gene encoding Tol-Pal system beta propeller repeat protein TolB, yielding MIDRNPLPLLPAAPSRRRLLALAGASLLVPAAVSFKPAAARAELVIDLRGGTFQPLPIAIADFGGEGGVLVSGVISNNLKRCGYFAPIDRARHPDKNPPFDAVPEFGSWKAAGVQALVTGRVSRDGSGRIKAEFRLWDVTTGTQTDGQQYFTDPNNARRVGHIISDAIYTKITGVGGFFDTRVVFVDESGPKENRRKRLAIMDQDGANVRFLTDGSISVVTPRYSPVSQEVTYMSQRLGEQPRVHVLNIETGQRQIVGNFPDMTSSPRFSPNGARIALSLQQGGNANLYSIDIGSRTTMRLTSTGAIDTSPSYSPDGTQIVFESDRGGSQQLYLMGAGGGEGKRLSFGQGSYSQPSWSPRGDLIAFTKRGGGGFAIGVMRPDGSGERLLTEGFHNEAPNWAPNGQYIMFFRDPGGQSGGKLYMVDITGRVEVPVPTPAFASDPTWSPLLTAAR
- the tolA gene encoding cell envelope integrity protein TolA encodes the protein MKLSSEPGMVVSALGHATFLVAGLLAFSSAAPLPDNVEAIAVEMVDASALNQVTRGERKAEKVQEQPLQRAERKAEIVERKEEGEAKQDAPAPPSRPAELKTADDNAAAPLPPSRAANLPKPEVKPPEPVKQPQKAGPSAAEVAEQKREELAKLAEEAELASKAKQAEEAAKAAAKAKSEAEAKARAEAAAKAKAEALAKAEAEEAAKEKAEAAAKAKAEAEAKAKIAAAAKAKQEAEAKARREMEIAKNFNPSDISKLLQSKEQAQSTGSAAPQVNRTASLGTERGASQKLSPSLRGQLIGIIQDQLMKCWNVPIALANARGAVVPQVRMKLAADGSLLGQPGVVNSSSDPLFAVAASSALTATRRCAPLRIPAQFAAYYDDWRDVVVNFDARDVL